One window of Populus nigra chromosome 5, ddPopNigr1.1, whole genome shotgun sequence genomic DNA carries:
- the LOC133695143 gene encoding transcription factor MYB4-like produces the protein MVRAPCCEKMGLKKGPWTAEEDQILINYIQLHGHGNWRALPKQAGLLRCGKSCRLRWINYLRPDIKRGNFSREEEDTIIKLHEMLGNRWSAIAARLPGRTDNEIKNVWHTHLKKRLKKNHVTPEIRGRSVDISRFDHELKTDQELLDSSNLAAGSDQTEEHRPISSQQCSSDTSSLITGDIDISNNMCMKIESSDDFPEMDESFWLEVLSADNSRIVSDFSAIGTEPQLQFPFSPLVIEVEQVYATNSNMYDSTEYWHDLFTRAGGSLDLPEI, from the exons ATGGTGAGAGCTCCATGCTGTGAGAAAATGGGGTTGAAGAAAGGTCCATGGACTGCTGAGGAAGATCAGATTCTCATCAATTACATTCAACTTCACGGCCATGGAAATTGGCGTGCACTTCCTAAACAAGCTG GTTTACTGAGGTGTGGAAAGAGCTGCAGGCTCCGATGGATAAATTACTTGAGGCCCGACATCAAACGAGGAAATTTCAGCAGAGAAGAAGAGGATACCATCATCAAATTGCATGAGATGTTAGGAAACAG atGGTCTGCAATTGCAGCAAGATTACCGGGACGCACGGACAacgaaattaaaaatgtttggcACACCCACTTGAAAAAAAGACTTAAGAAAAATCATGTCACCCCAGAAATCAGGGGAAGATCCGTTGATATTTCTAGATTTGATCACGAATTAAAGACAGATCAAGAATTACTCGATTCATCAAATCTTGCAGCAGGATCTGATCAGACCGAGGAACATAGACCAATCTCATCGCAACAATGTTCAAGTGACACCTCCTCTTTGATCACAGGTGATATTGATATCAGTAATAACATGTGCATGAAGATCGAGTCGTCGGATGATTTTCCTGAAATGGATGAGAGTTTTTGGTTAGAAGTATTGTCTGCCGATAATTCAAGAATTGTGAGTGATTTTTCGGCCATTGGCACTGAGCCACAACTTCAATTTCCATTTTCTCCACTAGTAATTGAGGTGGAACAAGTCTATGCCACTAATTCAAATATGTATGATAGCACTGAATATTGGCACGACCTTTTCACAAGAGCCGGGGGATCACTAGATTTACCAGAAATTTGA
- the LOC133694371 gene encoding uncharacterized protein LOC133694371, producing MSCLNLRLPPAKKVWKSFTSKFQRKLHKLNMSKSIKKSKYQTNNIINNAFDHKRDETRKRPAYQRRALPFKQRSSRFGHAHKKLAPVYIDKLFREPVSASELVAKFPPTTKNMKILDHQAATTAEPGGTSMGLDEIMRGERGCTADDMWESLGFASPQMQGIDERAEQFIVSFREEMEIQETIERGL from the coding sequence ATGTCTTGCCTGAATCTGAGGCTTCCGCCAGCCAAGAAGGTATGGAAGAGCTTCACATCCAAATTCCAAAGAAAACTCCACAAACTCAATATGTCCAAATCtatcaagaaatcaaaatatcaaacaaacaatattattaacaaCGCGTTTGATCATAAACGTGATGAAACCAGAAAGAGGCCTGCATACCAACGTCGTGCACTTCCTTTCAAACAACGTAGCAGCCGGTTTGGCCATGCACACAAAAAATTAGCACCTGTATATATTGATAAGCTCTTTCGAGAGCCTGTAAGTGCTAGTGAGTTGGTGGCAAAGTTTCCGCCAACTACAAAGAATATGAAGATTCTTGATCATCAGGCTGCGACAACAGCAGAGCCAGGAGGAACGAGCATGGGATTAGATGAGATCATGAGAGGGGAAAGAGGCTGCACGGCGGATGATATGTGGGAGTCATTGGGATTTGCATCTCCCCAGATGCAAGGAATAGATGAAAGGGCTGAGCAGTTCATTGTGTCATTCAGGGAAGAGATGGAGATTCAGGAAACGATTGAAAGAGGTTTATAG
- the LOC133694257 gene encoding 11S globulin seed storage protein 2-like, translating to MARSSNKTTLLFNLALMLSFLLIASVVESRSVLGRAAASTPECVSVHGVVTGDTCTAVEKQFDLTANDFKAINPNLDCDKLFVGQWLCVEGNTDECWQRRQPDVHGPDSLQYNKWANRPNTALGADLQGSVASTEMQQREAQQCQLRKISTSKPSHRMRSKGGVTEIWDPEEDQFQCAGFAPMRDTIQTNSLSLPKFFSAPRLVYIEQGRGVMGVSYPGCPETYHNDQQFSRDRGQGQRGMSGDQHQKVHRIRRGDVIAVPAGAAHWCYNDGNEELIAVSVLDLNNQANQLDQNLRGFMLAGGQSRHGQERHERASRRYAGQSERSHEETFQNIFRGFDEELMAEAFNVPRETVRRMRQDSNRGLIVKCREEMRIMSPDQEEEQSESSPRNGLEETFCNMKIKQNIELQREADVYTKQGGRINIANQQKLPILQFIDMSAERGHLMPNALYTPHWSMTDNRVVYALRGELNAQVVDERGNTIMNERVRQGDMFVIPQFYATLMRAGNNGFEWVSFKSSSQPMKSPMAGSISVMRAMPIDVISNAYQISPREAEQLKMNRDPQSMLLSPTRTSS from the exons ATGGCCAGGTCTAGCAACAAAACAACACTGCTCTTCAACTTGGCTTTGATGCTGTCTTTTCTCCTCATTGCGTCTGTCGTCGAAAGCAGATCAGTTCTTGGCA GGGCAGCAGCATCCACACCAGAGTGTGTCTCAGTGCATGGAGTAGTAACTGGAGACACTTGCACTGCTGTTGAAAAGCAGTTCGACCTAACTGCTAACGACTTCAAAGCAATCAACCCCAATCTCGACTGTGACAAGCTCTTTGTTGGTCAATGGCTTTGCGTTGAAG GGAATACTGATGAGTGCTGGCAAAGAAGGCAGCCTGACGTTCACGGCCCAGACTCACTCCAATACAATAAATGGGCCAACAGGCCCAACACAGCTCTTGGTGCTGATTTACAGGGCT CTGTAGCAAGCACTGAAATGCAGCAGAGGGAAGCACAACAATGCCAGCTCCGGAAGATCTCTACCAGCAAACCTTCTCATCGGATGAGGTCCAAAGGTGGTGTGACTGAGATTTGGGACCCAGAGGAGGACCAATTCCAGTGTGCTGGGTTCGCTCCCATGAGGGACACTATACAGACTAATTCCCTCTCTTTGCCCAAGTTCTTCTCTGCCCCTCGCTTGGTGTACATTGAGCAAG GTAGGGGAGTAATGGGAGTCAGCTATCCTGGATGCCCAGAGACATATCACAATGATCAGCAATTTTCAAGAGACCGAGGCCAAGGCCAGAGAGGAATGTCAGGAGACCAGCACCAGAAAGTTCACAGGATTCGCCGCGGAGATGTCATTGCCGTGCCAGCAGGAGCAGCCCATTGGTGCTACAATGATGGTAATGAGGAGCTCATCGCCGTCTCTGTTCTTGATCTGAACAACCAGGCTAACCAGCTGGACCAGAACCTTAGA GGATTTATGCTGGCGGGCGGCCAATCCAGGCATGGACAGGAAAGACACGAGAGAGCTTCTCGGAGATATGCAGGTCAATCTGAGAGGAGCCATGAAGAGACCTTTCAGAACATATTCCGTGGATTTGACGAAGAGTTGATGGCTGAGGCCTTCAACGTTCCAAGAGAGACTGTAAGGAGAATGCGTCAAGATAGTAACAGAGGACTCATTGTCAAGTGCCGAGAAGAAATGAGAATCATGTCACCCGATCAAGAGGAGGAACAAAGCGAATCTTCACCTCGGAACGGCTTGGAAGAAACTTTCTGCAACATGAAAATCAAACAGAACATTGAACTCCAAAGAGAAGCCGATGTTTACACTAAACAGGGCGGAAGAATCAACATTGCCAACCAGCAAAAGCTTCCTATCCTTCAATTCATTGACATGAGCGCTGAGAGAGGCCATCTTATGCCA AATGCATTGTACACGCCACACTGGTCCATGACAGACAACAGAGTCGTCTATGCTCTCCGCGGTGAGTTGAACGCACAGGTTGTGGATGAAAGAGGAAACACCATAATGAACGAGAGAGTAAGGCAAGGTGACATGTTTGTGATCCCTCAATTCTATGCTACATTGATGAGGGCAGGAAACAATGGTTTTGAATGGGTGTCATTCAAATCAAGCAGCCAGCCAATGAAGAGTCCTATGGCTGGTTCAATTTCCGTGATGAGGGCCATGCCCATTGATGTCATCTCCAACGCTTACCAGATTTCCCCTAGAGAAGCTGAACAATTGAAAATGAACAGAGACCCACAATCCATGCTGCTGTCCCCTACCAGGACCTCATCTTGA
- the LOC133695031 gene encoding actin-depolymerizing factor-like isoform X1, which translates to MNFRGASRANASSGMGVADHSKNTFIELQRKKVHRYVIFKIEEKKMEVVVEKTGEPAESYEDFAASLPDNDCRYAVYDFDFVTSENCQKSKIFFIAWSPSTSRIRAKVLYATSKERFRRELNGIHYDIQATDPTEMDLEVIRDRAN; encoded by the exons ATGAATTTCAGAGGTGCAAGTCGG GCCAATGCATCATCCGGCATGGGGGTTGCTGATCACAGCAAAAATACATTTATTGAACTTCAGAGGAAGAAGGTACACCGATATGTGATCTTCAAAattgaagagaagaagatggaAGTTGTGGTCGAGAAGACCGGGGAGCCAGCTGAGAGCTATGAAGATTTCGCTGCATCTTTGCCTGACAATGATTGTCGATATGCTGTTTATGACTTCGATTTCGTGACTTCTGAGAATTGTCAAAAGAGCAAAATCTTCTTCATTGCATG GTCTCCTTCAACCTCTCGAATCCGTGCTAAGGTGCTCTATGCCACATCTAAAGAGAGATTTAGAAGGGAACTGAATGGTATCCACTATGATATTCAGGCTACTGACCCTACAGAGATGGATCTTGAAGTGATCAGAGACCGTGCAAATTAA
- the LOC133695031 gene encoding actin-depolymerizing factor 6-like isoform X2 has product MNFRGASRANASSGMGVADHSKNTFIELQRKKVHRYVIFKIEEKKMEVVVEKTGEPAESYEDFAASLPDNDCRYAVYDFDFVTSENCQKSKIFFIACQYEIDGIIAHLDHLVFQYRHYWTSICNFLGPFSMCKFLHINS; this is encoded by the exons ATGAATTTCAGAGGTGCAAGTCGG GCCAATGCATCATCCGGCATGGGGGTTGCTGATCACAGCAAAAATACATTTATTGAACTTCAGAGGAAGAAGGTACACCGATATGTGATCTTCAAAattgaagagaagaagatggaAGTTGTGGTCGAGAAGACCGGGGAGCCAGCTGAGAGCTATGAAGATTTCGCTGCATCTTTGCCTGACAATGATTGTCGATATGCTGTTTATGACTTCGATTTCGTGACTTCTGAGAATTGTCAAAAGAGCAAAATCTTCTTCATTGCATG CCAATATGAGATTGATGGAATCATAGCACATTTGGATCATCTTGTGTTTCAATATAGGCACTACTGGACTAGCATATGCAACTTCCTCGGCCCTTTCTCCATGTGCAAATTTTTGCACATAAATAGCTGA
- the LOC133695141 gene encoding protein root UVB sensitive 2, chloroplastic, protein MYLLDKIKMQKKEPDKAPEIPVYWIETSDSVSRHFQFEPDGQLSMKVVDDARPVYRRVAESFLNKFFPSGYPYSVNEGYLRYTQFRALQHFSSAALSVLSTQSLLFAAGLRPTPAQATAVSWILKDGMQHVGKLICSNLGARMDSEPKRWRILADVLYDLGTGLEVLSPLCPHLFLEVAGLGNFAKGMAVVAARATRLPIYSSFAKEGNLSDLFAKGEAISTLFNVLGLGVGIQLASTVCSSMQGKFVAGPLLSIVHVCCVIEEMRATPVNTLNPQRTAMVVADFVKTGKISSPADLRYHEDLLFPGRLIEDAGNVKVGQALHRAVRPSKLRELKEIFPGEKFILSPGNKWTDLVLEQNASGEDALRAWLVAAYASSMKKSSHESTSVTLQDAYEKMNSVFDPFLSELQAKGWHTDRFLDGTGSRFSW, encoded by the exons ATGTACTTGCTG gaCAAGATTAAGATGCAGAAGAAGGAGCCTGACAAAGCACCAGAAATTCCAGTCTACTGGATCGAAACCTCTGATTCTGTCTCTCGTCACTTCCAGTTTGAACCCGACGGTCAACTCTCT ATGAAGGTAGTTGATGATGCAAGACCAGTTTATCGTAGAGTGGCTGAATCTTTCTTGAACAAGTTTTTTCCATCAGGATATCCGTACAG TGTGAATGAGGGATATCTTAGATACACTCAATTTCGTGCGCTGCAACACTTTTCTAGTGCTGCATTATCTGTGCTATCTACTCAG TCGCTACTATTTGCTGCTGGCTTGCGACCTACACCTGCACAAGCAACTGCAGTGAGTTGG ATACTGAAGGATGGGATGCAGCACGTAGGAAAGCTCATATGTAGCAATTTGGGTGCTAGAATGGACTCAGAGCCCAAACGTTGGAGAATCctag CTGATGTGCTTTATGATTTGGGCACTGGCTTAGAGGTTCTTTCTCCTTTATGTCCACATCTTTTTCTTGAGGTGGCAGGGCTTGGCAATTTTGCAAAG GGGATGGCAGTGGTTGCAGCAAGGGCAACAAGGTTGCCAATATATTCTTCATTTGCCAAAGAAGGCAATCTAAGTGACCTATTTGCAAAAGGGGAGGCCATCTCAACACTTTTCAATGTTCTTGGACTAGGAGTAGGAATTCAGTTAGCATCCACTGTCTGTTCATCAATGCAAGGGAAG TTTGTTGCTGGGCCTCTTCTTTCTATTGTACATGTTTGTTGTGTTATTGAAGAAATGCGAGCTACCCCTGTTAATACATTGAATCCACAGAGGACGGCAATGGTTGTGGCTGATTTTGTCAAG ACAGGGAAAATATCAAGCCCTGCTGATCTTAGGTACCATGAAGATCTCTTATTTCCAGGCCGACTTATAGAAGATGCTGGCAATGTAAAAGTTGGGCAGGCTTTGCACAGGGCGGTGAGGCCTTCAAAACTTCgtgaattgaaagaaatatttcCCGGGGAGAAGTTTATTCTAAGTCCTGGGAATAAATGGACTGATTTGGTATTGGAGCAAAATGCTAGTGGCGAAGATGCATTAAGGGCATGGCTGGTGGCTGCATATGCTTCGAGCATGAAGAAGTCTTCTCATGAGTCTACTTCTGTCACCTTGCAAGATGCTTATGAGAAGATGAATAGCGTATTTGATCCATTTTTATCTGAGCTGCAAGCCAAAGGGTGGCATACTGATCGTTTTCTTGATGGAACAGGAAGCCGGTTTTCATGGTAG
- the LOC133695030 gene encoding inorganic phosphate transporter 1-4-like has protein sequence MARELQVLNALDVAKTQWYHFTAIIIAGMGFFTDAYDLFCISLVTKLLGRIYYHVDGAEKPGILPPNVSAAVNGVAFCGTLSGQLFFGWLGDKMGRKKVYGMTLMLMVICSIASGLSFSRDAKAVMSTLCFFRFWLGFGIGGDYPLSATIMSEYANKKTRGAFIAAVFAMQGFGILTGGIFAIIISSAFKARFDAPAYQVDALASTVPQADYVWRIILMVGALPAALTYYWRMKMPETARYTALVAKNAKQAATDMSRVLQVDLEAEEQKVEQLTEDKSNQFGLFTKKFLHRHGLHLLGTTTTWFLLDIAFYSQNLFQKDIFSAIGWIPKAQTMNAIDEVYRIARAQTLIALCSTVPGYWFTVAFIDRIGRFAIQLMGFFFMTVFMFALAIPYNHWTHKDNRIGFVVMYSLTFFFANFGPNATTFVVPAEIFPARLRSTCHGISAASGKLGAIVGAFGFLYLAQDQDKAKADAGYPAGIGVKNSLLVLGVVNFFGMVFTFLVPESKGKSLEEMSGENETDEGSVPNVEPRSHNRTVPAV, from the coding sequence ATGGCCAGGGAATTACAGGTTCTCAATGCGCTTGATGTGGCAAAAACACAATGGTATCACTTCACTGCAATTATTATTGCTGGCATGGGATTCTTCACCGATGCCTATGACCTCTTCTGCATATCCCTTGTCACCAAATTGCTTGGCCGCATATATTACCATGTTGATGGAGCAGAGAAACCTGGTATTTTGCCTCCCAATGTATCGGCAGCTGTTAATGGTGTGGCGTTCTGTGGAACTCTTTCGGGCCAGCTCTTCTTTGGCTGGCTTGGTGACAAGATGGGAAGGAAGAAAGTGTATGGTATGACTCTTATGCTCATGGTCATATGTTCGATTGCCTCGGGTCTTTCATTTAGCCGTGATGCTAAGGCTGTCATGTCGACCCTTTGCTTCTTTCGTTTCTGGCTTGGGTTTGGTATTGGAGGTGACTATCCACTTTCTGCCACCATCATGTCTGAATATGCTAACAAGAAGACTCGTGGCGCCTTCATTGCTGCAGTTTTTGCTATGCAAGGTTTCGGAATTTTGACAGGTGGGATATTTGCTATAATTATATCATCTGCATTTAAGGCCAGGTTTGATGCTCCAGCTTACCAGGTTGATGCACTTGCCTCAACTGTCCCACAAGCTGACTACGTTTGGCGTATAATTCTAATGGTTGGAGCGCTTCCCGCTGCACTTACCTACTACTGGAGGATGAAGATGCCTGAAACTGCCCGTTACACTGCACTTGTCGCCAAGAATGCAAAACAGGCTGCGACTGATATGTCAAGAGTTCTGCAGGTGGATCTTGAGGCGGAAGAGCAGAAGGTCGAGCAACTGACCGAGGACAAGTCCAATCAATTTGGTCTGTTCACAAAAAAGTTCCTTCATCGCCATGGACTCCACTTGCTTGGAACAACAACCACGTGGTTCTTGCTTGACATTGCATTCTACAGCCAAAATCTTTTCCAAAAGGATATATTTAGCGCGATCGGATGGATTCCCAAAGCACAGACCATGAATGCCATCGATGAGGTTTATAGAATTGCGAGGGCGCAAACACTTATCGCTCTTTGCAGTACTGTCCCAGGTTACTGGTTCACAGTGGCTTTTATTGACAGGATAGGAAGGTTTGCAATCCAATTGATGGGTTTCTTCTTCATGACAGTGTTCATGTTTGCGTTGGCCATTCCTTACAACCACTGGACCCACAAGGACAACCGAATTGGATTCGTGGTTATGTACTCATTGACCTTCTTCTTTGCAAACTTTGGACCTAATGCCACCACATTTGTTGTACCAGCCGAGATCTTCCCTGCGAGGTTAAGATCCACTTGCCACGGTATATCAGCAGCTTCTGGGAAGCTCGGAGCAATTGTGGGTGCATTCGGGTTCTTATATTTGGCTCAGGACCAGGACAAGGCCAAGGCCGATGCAGGGTACCCTGCAGGTATTGGTGTGAAGAATTCACTCCTTGTCCTGGGTGTCGTCAACTTCTTCGGCATGGTGTTTACTTTCTTGGTCCCTGAATCAAAGGGAAAATCTTTGGAGGAGATGTCTGGTGAGAATGAGACTGATGAGGGGTCGGTGCCAAATGTGGAGCCAAGATCACATAACAGGACAGTGCCCGCGGTTTAA
- the LOC133695032 gene encoding LOW QUALITY PROTEIN: inorganic phosphate transporter 1-4 (The sequence of the model RefSeq protein was modified relative to this genomic sequence to represent the inferred CDS: inserted 1 base in 1 codon) — protein MEYCPRLLVPVALIDRLGRFVIHLLAAFFMTXFIFASAIPYYHWTHKETQIGFVMMHSTTFCLANFGPSATTFVVTAAIFPARLRSACHRISAASGKLGDIAGAFGFLYLAQNPDEAKACAGYPAGIGCAIRLLY, from the exons ATGGAGTACTGTCCTAGGCTACTGGTTCCAGTGGCTTTGATTGACAGATTGGGAAGATTTGTCATCCACTTGTTGGCCGCCTTCTTCATGA ATTTTATATTTGCTTCAGCCATCCCTTACTACCACTGGACTCACAAGGAAACCCAAATTGGATTCGTGATGATGCACTCAACAACCTTCTGCTTAGCAAATTTTGGACCCAGTGCCACCACATTTGTTGTGACAGCCGCCATTTTCCCTGCAAGGTTGAGGTCTGCATGCCACCGTATATCAGCAGCATCAGGGAAGCTTGGGGATATAGCTGGTGCATTTGGTTTCTTATATTTGGCTCAGAATCCGGACGAAGCCAAGGCATGTGCTGGATACCCTGCTGGTATTGGGTGCGCAATTCGCTTATTGTACTAG
- the LOC133693841 gene encoding uncharacterized protein LOC133693841 isoform X2 has protein sequence MTALIQVYDLETSYLQDPGQCGNVLKGFEGFLSSSKNTALLKRSRKFQSEDRLFSLSSVTSPAAEEQAAGRDDGRSEFGVGRSKGGGIYANGQGKPKKGRGASRDYKRIRPSADPDFDYDDDADLTL, from the exons ATGACTGCTTTGATTCAGGTTTATGATCTGGAGACAAGCTATTTGCAAGATCCAGGCCAGTGCGGCAATGTATTGAAAGGTTTCGAAGGGTTTCTATCTTCATCTAAGAACACTGCACT CTTGAAACGGTCTAGGAAGTTCCAGTCTGAAGATAGGCTCTTCTCATTGTCTTCAGTTACCTCACCAGCT GCTGAAGAACAAGCAGCTGGACGAGATG ATGGGAGATCAGAATTTGGAGTAGGTCGATCCAAGGGTGGAGGCATATACGCAAACGGACA aggAAAGCCAAAGAAGGGAAGAGGTGCATCAAGAGATTATAAAAGGATCAGGCCTTCAGCTGATCCAGATtttgattatgatgatgatgcagATTTGACATTGTGA
- the LOC133693841 gene encoding uncharacterized protein LOC133693841 isoform X1 produces MDPEGHRGSSNPAAMLANLLNKRAKLHEELRVIERQVYDLETSYLQDPGQCGNVLKGFEGFLSSSKNTALLKRSRKFQSEDRLFSLSSVTSPAAEEQAAGRDDGRSEFGVGRSKGGGIYANGQGKPKKGRGASRDYKRIRPSADPDFDYDDDADLTL; encoded by the exons ATGGATCCTGAAG GGCATAGAGGGTCTTCAAATCCAGCTGCAATGCTTGcaaatctcttaaacaaaaGAGCCAAGCTGCACGAGGAACTTCGTGTTATCGAAAGACAG GTTTATGATCTGGAGACAAGCTATTTGCAAGATCCAGGCCAGTGCGGCAATGTATTGAAAGGTTTCGAAGGGTTTCTATCTTCATCTAAGAACACTGCACT CTTGAAACGGTCTAGGAAGTTCCAGTCTGAAGATAGGCTCTTCTCATTGTCTTCAGTTACCTCACCAGCT GCTGAAGAACAAGCAGCTGGACGAGATG ATGGGAGATCAGAATTTGGAGTAGGTCGATCCAAGGGTGGAGGCATATACGCAAACGGACA aggAAAGCCAAAGAAGGGAAGAGGTGCATCAAGAGATTATAAAAGGATCAGGCCTTCAGCTGATCCAGATtttgattatgatgatgatgcagATTTGACATTGTGA